In Chrysoperla carnea chromosome 2, inChrCarn1.1, whole genome shotgun sequence, the following proteins share a genomic window:
- the LOC123291714 gene encoding uncharacterized protein LOC123291714, whose product MFKESGSENSSVAETTLISPTMPSSPTTSACMELPAVQDFTTIEEARKIIRDLRHRYRAQAQQLLAWRRAHKIQEDLVCRLQREKAEQLKCLSSKLILFESRLIRKQKDISALLNHREIIIMRQQRIIDVLTNRLIENGLETSNPDLTDLDTNMPDMDSLNDSDSAVIMEDIDSDSAFSQIVPRFRSASADGAITVCRSISDAIDPSLKYTSCRRSNGFLRRPEILETVYSVEEDGESEQNNPQNNSDTHKRPYLNNHHDSNERLDKDNSTDSEDKPTRTPLNQVTTYNRVMSNHRSVTKPKDVKYKRINKAKSKSLEELRGRLRNWVEHGNRLAGISLDQTQSFA is encoded by the exons TGGTAGTGAAAATTCTTCTGTAGCTGAGACTACATTAATTAGTCCTACAATGCCCAGCAGTCCCACAACATCAGCATGTATGGAGTTACCTGCTGTACAAGATTTCACAACTATAGAAGAAGCTCGAAAAATAATACGTGATTTGCGACATAGGTACCGTGCACAAGCACAACAACTTCTTGCCTGGCGTAGAGCGCATAAAATTCAA gAAGATTTAGTGTGCCGTCTTCAACGAGAAAAAGCTGAACAATTAAAATGCCTGTCTTCAAAACTGATATTATTTGAGTCACGGTTAATACGCAAACAGAAAGACATTAGTGCTTTATTAAATCAtagagaaataattataatgcgCCAACAAAGAATAATCGATGTATTAACGAATCGATTAATTGAGAATGGCTTGGAAACATCAAATCCCGATTTAACTGACCTAGATACAAACATGCCGGACATGGATTCACTAAATGACTCAGACAGTGCTGTTATAATGGAAGACATTGATTCAGACAGCGCATTCTCACAAATAGTACCACGATTTCGCTCAGCAAGTGCTGATGGTGCAATAACCGTGTGTCGATCAATATCCGATGCAATTGATCCCAGTTTGAAATATACATCGTGTCGACGATCAAATGGATTTTTGCGACGACCCGAAATTCTGGAAACTGTGTATAGTGTAGAAGAAGATGGTGAATCGGAGCAAAATAATCCACAAAATAATAGTGATACACATAAGC GgccatatttaaataatcatcatGATTCAAATGAACGACTGGATAAAGATAATTCAACAGATTCAGAAGACAAGCCAACACGAACGCCATTGAATCAAGTAACGACGTACAATCGAGTCATGTCAAATCATCGATCAGTTACCAAACCAAAAGATGTTAAATATAAGCGTATTAATAAAGCCAAATCAAAAAGTTTAGAGGAATTACGTGGTCGATTACGTAATTGGGTTGAACATGGTAATCGTTTGGCAGGTATTTCATTAGATCAAACGCAAAGTTTTGCCTAA